Sequence from the Maribellus comscasis genome:
CAATTTGAATGGAACAAAGGTTGACGGATAATTTCTTATGTCAATTATTATGCCTTTAGTGTTTTTAAATTCATTCTTAATACCGGAAATATCTTCATCTTTAATGGACATAAGGGTTATGTATCCTATATTATTATCCAACAGTCGAAAACATTTTTCATTACTTCTTCTATACCTGCTGTAAATATTTAATTTATTCCCCGGGTATAGCTTTACTGTTTTTGTTTCTTTGTTAACGTTGCGAATAAATTCTACAACTAATTCGTTTTTCTGTGAACGCATCATATCAGCCGAAATATCTCTCAGTCTTGCATCTTCATTCGAAGCGGGATAATATTTTGATAATTCTGAGACTATGTCGTTAATTTTTTTTCCGTCTATTTGAGTAATTACATCTCCTATTTCCAACCCTGTTTCATTTTTAAGTTCAGGGTTATAATAGTCAGTAACAACTAGTTTGTTTTCTATAAACCTTAAGTGCACAGGGGCAAAGTTCTTACCTTTCCACTCTTCCATTTTGTTATTTCCTCCCGTCAGATTTGCATGCGTGTCTTGGATATCACCAATTATCTGTACTACAGTTTGTTCATATTCCAATTCATTTTTTGCATTTAAAAATCTTGGTATGTACTCTTTTAATGTTGTATTCCAATCTTTATCTGTTAAGTGCTTATATGGGAAGAAATAATTTACCATATTCCAGTATCTGAATAAGGACAATAATCGAAATCCTGCGTCAGGATATGGCATATTGGGATATGCATCCTCATTTTTAAAATCTGGATTTCTTATTCCAGAGGTCATCTCTATGTAATAATGTTTCCCCTGATTCCTGTTTTGATAAACATTGTTTAATTTATTTCTTAATGGCTCAGATAGAGTACCAGAGGCAATCCATTCTAAGTCTGGCTTAAGAAAAGCGTCATCTGTTGTAGGCTTACAGGTCTTACATTCGTCAATCTCGCCTAAGTCATTAATCCAGTTTAATAATAAACTTTCTCTATCAATTCGGTTAGTTTCATCCAGGAAACCGGGAGTAATTCTAAACAATTCATAGTCCCAGTTGAAATTACCTTTGGCAATCTCCGGATGATAATACTTTAAAAAACCCCAAACTCTACCCAGCAATTCTAAATCATTGATTAGGTCAGCTGTTAAATCAGGCATCACTATTTTTGAACCACTGGCAAACTCTTTATCTTGTTGTGCTTTATAAACTGTTTTTTTATTTTCTTTTAAGAATTCATTGATTAGGTCAGGTGTTAAATCAGGTATCACTGTTTTTGAACCACCGGCAAACTCTTTATCTTGTTGTGCTTTATAAACCGGATTTTCAGTTTCTTTTAAGGATTGAATATTTTTTCCATCAATGCTTAGCTCAAAATCATCAAACCACGCTTCACCCTTTCCTGTTAAGATTCCGGCAACAAAGATGTTCTCCGCTTCATCAGGGTATTTAAGTTTTATTGAATATTCCTGCCAATCCTTTGTTCCTGAAATGTTCTGCCGCTGCATGTTATCGAAAACCAGAGACCTTCCATTTCCATCAACCCTAAGTAATAATCCCGCAAACCCATTTTCCACGTTACGGATTTTCATGTAGCCTTTTAATTCAATCTCTTTTCCCAAGTATTTTGCAGGAATTTTGTACACAATACTTCCTAATTTGCCATTTTCAGTAGAGGTTATCTTGCCAGATTTACGGCCTGAATAGCTCAGAGAATCTATAGTCAATTTGTAATTTCCCCATTTGAACCAACCTTCAGAAAGTGAATTAGAATTGGTTTGCTTTTCAAATCCAAGATTAAATTTTGGGTCTGTATCTGTTTGTGCCTGACAACTTATAAAAAAAGATGTCAAAAATATTAATGCGATTTTCTTCATAGTTGAGGTCGTTTTTAAATTTTGTCCAATCGTTGGTACATCTTGTCAGGGCATATTTCGAAAAGCGCTCATCGCGAGGACTAAACGGCGATACGAGAATCCGCAGTTGGCGTACCACCAGACCCCGCCATGTAATATCTGCTTCCAAAGTTTGTAATTTATTGCAGAATCTTAAATGTTGGTTTATAATTCACTTGTTTTTTCTTAATATATCTTCTTGTGTTTATAATAATTAATATAAAATTATATAAATACCAAATTATGATTATTAATGGACTTATTATAAATAAGGCTATTAGCATTCCAAAAAGTAATATATTCCAGGAAATCTGGTAATTTAAAATTACTTTACCGATAGAATCAACGTTTTTAATTTTATCTTTTTGGTTAATCCATATAATCATTGGAACTATTATTCCAATCCAGGGGAAAAATATAAATCCTAATTGAGATAAATTAAGTAATGTTATAATGTTGTCATCTTCTTGAATCTGCCAATCTATGATTTCTTCGGGCGAAACTTGAAGCGCAATAGCTATTTTTTTCAAAGTATCTCCTCTCGGTATAGATTCTCCATTTTCAATTCTTTGAATGGTTCTGAGACTTAATCCCGTCTTATTTGCAAGCTCTTCCTGAGATAATCCTTTTTTAATCCTAAAATCTCTTACTCTTTTTGGCAACTCTGAATTTTCCATTTTACGTGAATATTAAATTGTTGAGTAAAAGTATTTAGTCTCTATTGTCGTTGTAACGTCATTATTGCGACAATTATATGTAAACTTTGTCATAATCATAAGTTCATGTATCTGGGATGAATTTCTCATTCGTTATTATGCCACCCAACGGGTATGTAACCCAAAACTTTCATTGACCTTTTTATGGTTACTTTGGGTTACAACACCATTTCGGATGGCTAAGCCAGTTCTGAGGAAATATATGTTTTCAGAAAAGCGTTGGATAAGCATCACGGAATGTGTTTTGTAACGATTCATTTTTAAATGTATTTATGGGTGGCAAAACAGGTTTAGTTCATGAGTTACTGACTTTTTGTGCATTAAAAATAACAATCATTTATTTTAAAACCAAGGAGTTTCTTCCTGTTCCGCAAAATTTGGCACGGGGGATATCTTTTTGTAAGAAACCGTTACATATCCCGTCGTTAGCCGGTTATGGAAGCGTCGGCAAGTGGGATAGAAGCATTTTGTCGCGGGATACAATGATTATATCCATGGATAGCATGATCATATCCTTGGATAGCGCGATGATATCCCGGTTTTGCGTCGTAAAAAAGCGGTTTTTGTTGCCAAAAACAGGGATAGGATGATCATATCTCAGGATAGAATGATCATATCCATGGCTACAACGATCATATCCCGGGATAGAACGATGTTATCCTTAAAAAAAGAAGCATGTAAAAGGAGATTTTGGCAGAAAGCCAAATGGGCAAGGCGATAAAATCGCGCAGCAGTGCAATAAAACCCTGTAGCGGTGTTCTATAGCCAG
This genomic interval carries:
- a CDS encoding S41 family peptidase — translated: MKKIALIFLTSFFISCQAQTDTDPKFNLGFEKQTNSNSLSEGWFKWGNYKLTIDSLSYSGRKSGKITSTENGKLGSIVYKIPAKYLGKEIELKGYMKIRNVENGFAGLLLRVDGNGRSLVFDNMQRQNISGTKDWQEYSIKLKYPDEAENIFVAGILTGKGEAWFDDFELSIDGKNIQSLKETENPVYKAQQDKEFAGGSKTVIPDLTPDLINEFLKENKKTVYKAQQDKEFASGSKIVMPDLTADLINDLELLGRVWGFLKYYHPEIAKGNFNWDYELFRITPGFLDETNRIDRESLLLNWINDLGEIDECKTCKPTTDDAFLKPDLEWIASGTLSEPLRNKLNNVYQNRNQGKHYYIEMTSGIRNPDFKNEDAYPNMPYPDAGFRLLSLFRYWNMVNYFFPYKHLTDKDWNTTLKEYIPRFLNAKNELEYEQTVVQIIGDIQDTHANLTGGNNKMEEWKGKNFAPVHLRFIENKLVVTDYYNPELKNETGLEIGDVITQIDGKKINDIVSELSKYYPASNEDARLRDISADMMRSQKNELVVEFIRNVNKETKTVKLYPGNKLNIYSRYRRSNEKCFRLLDNNIGYITLMSIKDEDISGIKNEFKNTKGIIIDIRNYPSTFVPFKLGSYFVSSTTPFVKFTKMNINNPGEFTFTKELTIPKATETYSGKLLVLVNELSQSQAEYTAMAFRAGDNTTIIGSTTAGADGNVSTIMLPGGLRTRISGIGVYYPDGKETQRIGIVPDIEVRPTIEAIKNGKDELMEKAIEIILKE
- a CDS encoding helix-turn-helix domain-containing protein; protein product: MENSELPKRVRDFRIKKGLSQEELANKTGLSLRTIQRIENGESIPRGDTLKKIAIALQVSPEEIIDWQIQEDDNIITLLNLSQLGFIFFPWIGIIVPMIIWINQKDKIKNVDSIGKVILNYQISWNILLFGMLIALFIISPLIIIIWYLYNFILIIINTRRYIKKKQVNYKPTFKILQ